Sequence from the bacterium genome:
CGTGCCGTGGAGCAAACGGACTACGGGATGTTCGTCCGCCTCGGACACCAACTGAAGGGATCCGGCCGCTCCTATGGTTTCGCCGAGGTTAGTGAGATCGGAGCCCGCATCGAACAGGTCGGAGTGGATCGCAGACAAGCCTTACTCGAACCGACGTTGATTGAGTTCAGAGAGTTGATCCGGAAGCTTTTGACACACGTTGCCCCGACGGAGAAATTGTGAGCGAATCACAACCTATCATTCTGGTCTGCAATGACGACCGAGACATGCTCTGTCTGACCGTCGAACAAGTGAAATCGCGGGGCTTTGCGACGGTTCTCATGGCGGAAGATGGCGAAGCGGGCCTCGAATTGACTCGCCGTCATCATCCCCATGTCGTCATCTCGGATGTCTCCATGCCGTGCGTGGACGGGTTCCAACTCTGTCGGATTCTCAAATCACCGCTGTTCCCGGGCAGCGATTCGATTCCGGTCATTCTGATGTCGGCCACCTATCGCGACGTCATCGCCGAGCAAGTGGCCCGCAGCGTTAAGGCCTACGCCTACCTCCAGCAGCCCTATGAACCCGAGGACCTCTTCCGTCTGATGGATCTGGCGCTGGGCCGTGACGATGTGAGGAGTGACGACAAATATCTGCTTCGCTACCTCGGAACCGTGGCCGTCGTGGAC
This genomic interval carries:
- a CDS encoding Hpt domain-containing protein, whose product is MNSALAELRNVYLQSLPEKLEALTRAVEQTDYGMFVRLGHQLKGSGRSYGFAEVSEIGARIEQVGVDRRQALLEPTLIEFRELIRKLLTHVAPTEKL
- a CDS encoding response regulator, which gives rise to MSESQPIILVCNDDRDMLCLTVEQVKSRGFATVLMAEDGEAGLELTRRHHPHVVISDVSMPCVDGFQLCRILKSPLFPGSDSIPVILMSATYRDVIAEQVARSVKAYAYLQQPYEPEDLFRLMDLALGRDDVRSDDKYLLRYLGTVAVVDDDPDIVRLLKHLLEAEGWCVLTALGGKEATEILSSTPVHLVLLDYKMPDI